The genomic segment CAGGTGACACAGGAGAGTCGGTGGTAGTGCTGACTTTCGCTGGTGAGTTACAAGAAGATCCGGCACTGCTGCTGTTTCCATCAAGGGTATCCgaagatacacacacaccagGATCTGACAGCTGTGCAACGTCAGAAGAAAGCATGTTGGTGATGCCCTGGAAAAATCTCTTTGGCTGATATTCAGTTtccatttcacattttcttttcaatggTCCAAGAACACTTGGTCTAATGCAATTGATAGGGCTCTGGCTTCTCCGGGTGGTAAATCGGGTCGTTGGGCTGGGAATAGGGCTTGGAGGCAATCCGTTGCTACTTACAAAACTTTGCAAGGATGGCGAAAAACACTGCTTCCCAATTCCCCGAGTGGGTGACGGTGCTGGTGACACAGGAATGAAATCGATGCGCTTGGGGGAGGCGGATTTCTCCACGTcgttgtcactcaggctgaaacTTTCCTCCCAGGAGTGGCTTATCTGCATTGCGGTCTGCACCTCCCGCTCGTGGACCGTCTCTCGGTTGATTAAGTCCATGCCCTCTTCTTGTTTGATCTGGTGCAAGCGGCTGCTGTGCATGCGGACAGGGGAGGCCGGTAGCAGCAGGCCGTGGCGGCTCGAGAACGTTGTGCTGTTCCGCCTGGCGCTCGGCGCCTCGGCCTGGAACACCGGCGAAGTGTCACTGAGGCCGTGGATGAGGGGGGCGCTGTTAGACCTCCTGaggcccccgccgccgccgccgccgctgccgccgccgccgctctcCGCCGGGCTCCCGCCCGTACCCGGAGGCAGCTCCAGGTCTAGCTCCATCTTCTCCTGAGCCATGTCGGGGGCAGGGAGGCGGGGGAGGTGCTCAGTCAGGGACCTAAGATTCCCATTCCCCGCAGTCCAGAgccaccgccgccgccaccgAGAATCTGTCAGCGGGCTCTCCCCTCTGCGCATGCGTATCCTTTCGCGCAGGCGCCCGCGCTCTCCGTTGTCGCGGCGCCTGCTTAATGCGTAATATCTGCGCGGCAGTTGTAGGGGAGGGGCTAGGAATAGTCAGGCCGCTAGTTCGTATATTCCTTCAGTAAATAGATATTGAGCGCAAGCTCACGGTGACGCACGTCAATAAGATTGTATTCTGGAGTACATACTTCTAAAACAAATACAAGCCCTGAAAGAGAGGCCCGTGATGATGTGGCGCCGTATGGTGGGGAGTGGGGCTTGGCCTAATCAGGGAGGGCTTCCCCGAAAATGGAACAGTCTCCTGAAATCCGAAGAAGTGGGCGAAATGGGTGCGGTATAGAACTTTGCAGGAAGCGGGAAGCAGGGCTTCCCAGCCAGGTGGCAGGCGGGAACCAGGAGGGGAGGAGACAGTGTGGTCAGTAGAGAGTGAGGGCTGGCGTGATGTGGGGTGGTGGACCAGACCACATTGTGGTCTTTATCTTGAGaacaaagaaaacttaaaaggGTTTTCAAGCATAGATGTAATAGCAACTGAAAAGCTCAATGGCCTGCAGTCTGGCGAATAGATACTGGGAGATTAGAACCTTACAGAAAAAAGGCCACAGAGGATGGTAATTTGCACTAAGGTGACAGTGTGGAAGTGGAGATGGGGAGAAGAGTAAATCTGAGAACTATTTAGGTTAGAGGAAAAAGCCCAACCCGGGGATTGAATTACTACTGATTTACAGTAATATTTCCAGCACAAGCATATGTGTGATGTATGAAACCGGTAGGTCctcacatttaataaataaaaacaccatTCTTGGCTCatgtaattaatataaatgtgggttcatatttatttgttcattcatttattcaggcaGTCAAGGTTTTTTTCAGcatatttactatgtgccaaacactcTGGTAGGAAATGGGCCCTAGAATAAGAACATTTCATTCTTACTGtggaggaaaatagagaaataaacgCAGGCTATTTTCACATAGTGGTAAGTATTAGGAAAAATAAGATGGTGTGATGGAGCACTACTGATAGAAGGCAGGGGACAATTAGAGCTGAGTTCTAAATGACAAGAAGCAGCAAGTCACATGGAAATCTGGGGAATGAGTATTCCAAGCACAGAGAATACCAAGTGCTAAGGCCCGAGGCAGCCATGAGTTTGATGTGTtagcagaaaaagtaaaaagggcaGTGCCCCTGAAGCATAAGAGTGGGAGTGTTAGGAGAGGGTAAGAGTTGGATCTCACTCTGAGTATGAAAAGCCACTGGAAGGTTTTAAGCAGGGGACTGATATTATCTGGTTTATGTTTTAAATCTCACTTAGGCTCTGTGGAAAGCAGGCTGAAAGAGGACCAGAgtggaggcagaaggatggcaACAGTACAGGTAAGATTCTTGGACTAGGGTTATAGCAGTGGCAATGGAGAGACGTAGAGAAACTGAAGATATGTATTGAGTTAGAACCAATAGGATTTGCAGATGGAGTAATTTAGATTGTGAAAGAAATAGATTATTCAGAGACTCACAGCTTGTTTTATTTAAACTGGTGAGATGGTTGAGGAAAAGAGCACATTGAGTTGTAAAAATTAAGAGATCTGAAGCAGAAGAACAGATGTTGGAAAGAATCGACATTTTCTAAGTGCTTACTCCCTGCTAGGCAC from the Callithrix jacchus isolate 240 chromosome 1, calJac240_pri, whole genome shotgun sequence genome contains:
- the PABIR1 gene encoding PPP2R1A-PPP2R2A-interacting phosphatase regulator 1; the protein is MRRGESPLTDSRWRRRWLWTAGNGNLRSLTEHLPRLPAPDMAQEKMELDLELPPGTGGSPAESGGGGSGGGGGGGLRRSNSAPLIHGLSDTSPVFQAEAPSARRNSTTFSSRHGLLLPASPVRMHSSRLHQIKQEEGMDLINRETVHEREVQTAMQISHSWEESFSLSDNDVEKSASPKRIDFIPVSPAPSPTRGIGKQCFSPSLQSFVSSNGLPPSPIPSPTTRFTTRRSQSPINCIRPSVLGPLKRKCEMETEYQPKRFFQGITNMLSSDVAQLSDPGVCVSSDTLDGNSSSAGSSCNSPAKVSTTTDSPVSPAQVASPFIPLDELSSK